In Ruania alkalisoli, the DNA window CTCCCGGGAGGTCATATCGGGTTTGTCGGCGTAGTTGTAGACCTCGTCGCTACCGGCCGGGAGCCGGGAGGGTGCGCTCCACAGGTAGGCGATCGCCTGCACCAGGTTGGCGACGAAGCACATGCTCTTGCGGTTGGTGCCGGGGCCGACGGGCAGGAATCGGCGGGTGTCGATCTGCCGGATGAGCTTGTAGAGGTTGGCGAAGTTGCGCGGGCCGAACACCACGGCCGGACGCACGATCAGAGCGCGGCGCTCCTGGCCTGCGGGTGCATTGGCCTCCCACTCGCGGTAGACCTCCTCCGCGGCGAGCTTGGTGCGGCCGTAGTCGTTCACCGGGGTGGGGCGGGTGGCTTCGTCGGGCGGCTGCGGGTGCTCACCGTAGACGGCGACCGAGGAGTAGAAGCACAGGTTGGTGATGCCGTGGTGCTCCATCGCCGCCCGCACCGCCCTGGCGCCGCCGACGTTGACGGACTCGAAGGTGGCGGTGGCGATGCCGAAGTCGTGATGGGCGGCTGCGAGATTGAGGACGGCGGTGCAGCCGGTCATCGCCCGGGTGAGGGCGTCCACATCGCGCACGTCCCCGCAGATGGTCTCGTACCGGCCGGCGGGATCTGGGTGCAGGTCGAATCGCACGAGCTCGGCACCGAGACCGGTGAAGGCGTCCTCCAGGTGGGAGCCGACGAAGCCAGAACTCCCGATGACCAGGATCCGTGACCCCGGCCCGATCGTGTTCCCCACCGCATCTCCTTCTGCCTGCCTGTGTTGCATGGTTCGCCGCTGGTGCCCGCCGGCGATCGTCGTCACGCTACCGTGGCACCAGGCCCGCGCCGGTGAGGGCGGGCCGAGTCCCTGTCGATCGAGGAACGAGGTCCGATGCCACTGGTCTCGGTGATCATGCCGGTCTACGACGCGATCGAAACCGTCGAGGCATCGATCCGGTCCGTACAAGACCAGTCTCACACCGACTGGGAGTTGCTGATCACCGACGATGCCTCCACCGATGGCAGCTGGGAGTTGGTGCAGCAGCTCGCGGCCGAGGACGCGCGGATCAAGCCGGCGCGGGCGGAGGTCTCCGGTGGCGCCGCACGGGCGCGGAACGCGGCGATCGACCGGGCGCAGGGCTCCTACGTGGCCTTCCTCGATGCCGACGACCAGTGGCTACCGGGCAAGCTGGACCGGCAGCTCGCCTTCGCAGCCGGCAGCGATGCGCCGCTCACGTTCACCGCCTACTACAAGGTGGCGGCGGACTTCGACGGCGCCGCCCGGGACTTCGACCCCACCGACCGGGTGGTGCACGCACCGGCGCAGGTGGACTACCGAACGATGCTGCAGCAGAACCACATCGGGTGCCTGACGGCGATGTACGACGTGCGGCAGCTCGGCCTACGGCGGATGCCGGATCTACGCAAGCGCCAGGACTACGGCCTGTGGCTGTCGATCCTGCGCGATGCTGGCCACGCCCGCGGGTTGGACGAGCCGCTCGCGCTCTACCGCGAGGCACACCCAGGCTCACTCTCTGGCGGGAACCGCCTGCGGCTGGTGCGCTACAACTGGCAGCTCTATCGCGAGGTGGAGGGCCTGTCGGTGCCTCGGTCGGTGTGGGCCCTCGGTCAGGTGACCGTGCGGTCGACGCTGAAGCGTCACGTGTGAACGCAGGAGTTGCGGAGACTGCGCCCGGACGAGGCTAGCCCCGGAAGCACTCGCCCCGCTCCACCACTCGGGGCCCGTCCTCTCCAGGCACGAGCACCGGGGTGCCGCCGATGATGACCTGCTCCACGCGCGAGTCGAGGTCGAGCGGGTCGCCTGACCAGAGCACGACGTCGCCGTCGCGGCCGGCCTCGAGCGCTCCGACTCGATCGTCGAGGCCGAGGATGGTGGCCGGGTTGCGGGTGAGCGCGGCCAGTGCGGTCTCCCGTGGGAGGCCCTCCTTCACAGCGAAGGTGGCCTGGTGCACCAGGAAGTTGATCGGGACCACGGGGTGGTCGGTGGTGATCGCCACCTGCACCCCGGCCCGGTCGAGGGCCACAAGGTTGGCGATGTCACGCTCGCGCACCTCCACCTTGACCCGGGAGGTGAACATCGGCCCGTAGATCACCGGGATCTGTTTCTCCGCGAGCACGTCGGCAATCTTGTGCCCTTCGGTTCCGTGGTTGATCACGAGCCGGTAGCCGAACTCCTCGGCGATGCGAATGGCGGTGGCGATGTCATCGTGCCGGTGACAGTGCTGGTCCCAGGCGAGCGTGCCCTCGAGCACATCGGCGAGGGTCTCCTTCGTCAGGTCCCGGGAGAACGGCTTTCCTTCCGCGGCTGCTGCGTCTCGATCGGCGGCGTAGTTGCGGGCAGCCACGAACGCCTCCCGCAGCACTGCGGCGACGCCGAGCCGGGTGGAGGGTGTGGTCTTCTTCTCTCCGTAGACCCGCTTGGGGTTCTCCCCGAGGGCTGACTTCACGGAAACGTCCGCGGCGAGCACCTGCTCGTCGACCGTGCGGCCGCCCCATGTCTTGATGGCGACCGTACGCCCGCCGATGGGATTTCCGGAGCCGGGCTTGACCACCGCAGTGGTCACTCCTCCGTGCAGGGCGTCCCGGAACCCGATCTCTTCGATGTCGATGCCGTCGATGGCGCGGAACCGCGCGCCGTTGGGGTCGGTCATCTCGTTGGTGTCGTTACCCGACCACCCCTCGCCGTCTTCGTGCACGCCAAGGTGGGCGTGTGCCTCGACGAATCCGGGCAGCACCCAGGAGCCGGTGGCGTCGATGACGCGCGCACCAGCGGGTACCGGCGTCTCGGACCCACCAACGGCGGAGATCACCCCGTCGGTGACGACGACAGTGCCGTTGTCGATGGCGGGGCCGGTCACCGGGACGACGTGGCCGCCGGTGATAGCGAGGACTGAGGGTGCGTTGCTCGTCATCAACCCAGGCTACGTCCGGCCCTGGACAGTGGAGGTCAGTTCGGTGCGCCGACTCCGACGGTGAGGTGCTGGACACCGGACCAGGTGTGACTGCTGGTGATGCGGCGTCCGTCCACGATCACCTGCAGACCAGGAAGGTCTTGCGGGCTCAGGTTGGCGTAGTCGCGGTGGTCTGCCTGCACGATCGCCGCATCAACGGACTCGCCCAGGTGGTAGGGCGTGAAACCGTACCCGGCCAACTCTTCGTCGGCGTACATCGGGTCGTGCACGAGCACCTCGGCACCCGCCTCACGCAAGGCCTCCACCGTGGGGAACACCCCGGAAAACGCGGTCTCCTTCACCCCACCCCGGTAAGACGCACCGAGCACGACGACCCGCTTCCCCTCGAGACCACCCAGGGCACCGGCGGCGAGACCGACCGTGTAGGAGGGCATCTGCATATTCGCCTGCCGTGCGGTGCGCACCACCGTGGCCTCGGGGTCGGTCCACAGGTACAAGCGCGGATAGACCGGGATGCAGTGACCGCCCACCGCGATGCCCGGCCGGTGGATATGGGAGTAGGGCTGGGAGTTCGAGGCATCGATCACCTGGTGCACATCGATCCCGTTCGCGGCGGCGAAACGGCCGAACTCGTTCGCCAAGGCGATATTGACGTCCCGGTAGGTGGTCTCGGCGAGCTTGGCCATTTCCGCGGCCTCGGCGCTTCCCAGATCCCAGACGCCGTTCGCACGGTCAAGGTCCGGCCGGTCGTCGAAAGTGAGCACGGCCTCGTAGAACTCCCGGGCCCGCTCAGCGCCCGCCTCGGAGAGACCACCGATCAGCTTGGGGTACTTGCGCAGATCCGCGAACACGCGACCAGTGAGCACGCGTTCCGGGGAGAACACCAGGTGGAAGTCATCCCCCTCTCGCAGTCCGGAGATCTCCTCGATCATCGGCTTCCAGCGGCTGCGGGTGGTCCCCACGGGCAGCGTGGTCTCGTAGGAGACCAGCGTGCCCGGGGTGAGATGCTCGGCGAGAGAGCGAGTCGCCGAATCCATCCAACCGAAGTCCGGTTCCCAGGTGGCGTCATCGACGAACAACGGAACCACCACCACCACGGCATCGCTACCGGGAACCGCATCGCCGTAATCGCTCGTGGCGCGAAGCCTGCCCGCCGGGACCAGTTCGGCCAGCCGCTCAGCGAGCTCCGCCTCACCCGGGAACGGTTCAGAGCCCGCGTTGACCGCGTCGACGATCTGCTGGTTGACGTCTACCCCGACGACGTCGTGACCCATGCTCGCGAACTGCACGGCCAGAGGGAGGCCAATCTTGCCGAGCGCCACCACTGTGATCTTCACGTAAGTCCTCATCATCCGATTGGCAGGATTGCCACTGTATAGGCTACCTGTGCTCGCCGTTCCCCAGCCGAAGGATCCCGCATGAAGGTCGTCAGTGTGGTCGGAGCCCGTCCGCAGTTCGTCAAACTCGCACCGATCGCGGAGGCCTTCGGCCAGGGCCCTGATGAGCACGTGATTGTCCACACTGGCCAGCACTATGACGCGCGCATGTCGGATGTGTTCTTCGCCGATCTTGAGATTCCCGCGCCGGACGTCCACCTGGGAGTGGGGTCGGGCAGTCACGGGCGTCAGACCGGGTCGATGCTCAGTGCGATGGACGAGGTCCTCGAGGAGCACCGTCCCGACTGGGTACTGGTGTACGGCGACACGAACTCGACCATCGCCGGAGCACTCTCGGCGGTCAAGCTTCACATTCCGGTGGCACACCTCGAAGCGGGGCTGCGGTCGTTCAACCGGGCCATGCCGGAGGAGCACAACCGCGTACTCACCGACCACGCCGCAGACCTGCTGCTCGCCCCCACAGAGGTGGCGATGGGGCATCTGCGGGACGAAGGACTGGCCACGCGAAGCGTGCTCGTCGGTGACGTCATGACCGACGTCTGCTACCGCGTCCGGGACGCAGTCAAGGACCAGTCGCCATACCTTCCGGATCCGCTTGTGCCGGGCGAGTACGTCGTCGCGACGGTTCACCGTGCGGAGAACACCGACGATCCTGCTCGTCTCGCCGCGATTGTCGAGGCACTGGCAGCAACGGCATCACCTGTGCTGCTGCTGGCCCATCCCCGATTACGTGCGCGATGCCAGGAGTACGGCATCCGCGTCGACGGACACCCAGGCCTGCATGTCACCCAACCCCTCCCCTACCCGGAGATGGTGCGGGCGATCATTCACAGCGCCGGCGTTGTCACCGACTCCGGAGGCCTGCAGAAGGAAGCGTTCCTGCTAGGCAAGCCGTGCACCACGCTGCGCACCGAGACTGAGTGGGTCGAAACCCTCACCAACGAGTGGAACGTACTGCTCCCCGGCCTGGACGGCCTCTCCAAGCTTGCCGACCGGCCCGCGCCAACCAGTGCGCAGGGAGCGCCTTACGGCAAGGGCGAGGCGGCGGCTGCGGTTCTAGAGGCGCTGGGTGCCAACCAGAGCTAGAAGCCGACAACAGCCACCTAGAGTCGCTGAGCGGACAACAGCCAGGGCCCGGTCAACGATGGGACCGGGCCCTGGCTGTCGTCGTCACTCGCCAGTCAGGCCGTGATGTCCACGGCGGAACCTGTGCGTGCGGACTCGATCGCGGCCTCGGCCACGGCCACGGTGGCATAGCCCTGCCGCATGGTCACGATGTCGCTCTCGCGTCCGAGGACCGCGTCCCGGAAGGCTTCGTGCTCGGTCTTGAGCGGTTCGGGCTTGTTAATTGCGAACCGGACCACGTCCCCCTCGGACACCCCCCGGAACTGGGCAACATCGTCCCACTGGGTCTGGATCAGGCCGTTGGCGTAGAACGTCAGATCAGCCAACAGGGTATCGGCGACGAAAGTGCCCTTCTCGCCGGTCACAACGGTGACGCGTTCCTTCATCGGTGAGAGCCAGTTCACCAGGTGATTGGTCACGGTGCCGCCCGACAACATCCCGGTAATGGCGACCAAATCCTCATGCTCACGGCCACTCTTGAATGCCGTCCGCGCAGCGACCGAAGTGTAGTGCTGCTGAGCCACCCAGGCTGTGAGATCGATGTCATGAGTACCGAGGTCCTTGACCACCCCGACATCAGCGATCCGTGCCGGGAACGGGCCCTGTCGACGCGTCGCGATCTGGTACACCTCACCCAGCTCGCCTTCCTCCAGGCGAACGCGCAGCGACTGCAACGCCGGGTTATACCGCTCGATATGCCCAACCGCGCCCACCAGACCATGACGCTCGAACGCCTCCGCCAGAGCACGAGCGCCCTCGACGTCCTTGGCCAGCGGCTTCTCGATCAGGGCATGCA includes these proteins:
- a CDS encoding nucleotide sugar dehydrogenase, coding for MKITVVALGKIGLPLAVQFASMGHDVVGVDVNQQIVDAVNAGSEPFPGEAELAERLAELVPAGRLRATSDYGDAVPGSDAVVVVVPLFVDDATWEPDFGWMDSATRSLAEHLTPGTLVSYETTLPVGTTRSRWKPMIEEISGLREGDDFHLVFSPERVLTGRVFADLRKYPKLIGGLSEAGAERAREFYEAVLTFDDRPDLDRANGVWDLGSAEAAEMAKLAETTYRDVNIALANEFGRFAAANGIDVHQVIDASNSQPYSHIHRPGIAVGGHCIPVYPRLYLWTDPEATVVRTARQANMQMPSYTVGLAAGALGGLEGKRVVVLGASYRGGVKETAFSGVFPTVEALREAGAEVLVHDPMYADEELAGYGFTPYHLGESVDAAIVQADHRDYANLSPQDLPGLQVIVDGRRITSSHTWSGVQHLTVGVGAPN
- a CDS encoding Gfo/Idh/MocA family protein, translating into MANLRAGLLGLGMMGRHHARVLRQLEGVDLVAVADPGGDPHGAAGGLEVLPDIHALIEAGVDYVMVAAPTQFHTEVGLALAEAGVHALIEKPLAKDVEGARALAEAFERHGLVGAVGHIERYNPALQSLRVRLEEGELGEVYQIATRRQGPFPARIADVGVVKDLGTHDIDLTAWVAQQHYTSVAARTAFKSGREHEDLVAITGMLSGGTVTNHLVNWLSPMKERVTVVTGEKGTFVADTLLADLTFYANGLIQTQWDDVAQFRGVSEGDVVRFAINKPEPLKTEHEAFRDAVLGRESDIVTMRQGYATVAVAEAAIESARTGSAVDITA
- a CDS encoding amidohydrolase, which gives rise to MTSNAPSVLAITGGHVVPVTGPAIDNGTVVVTDGVISAVGGSETPVPAGARVIDATGSWVLPGFVEAHAHLGVHEDGEGWSGNDTNEMTDPNGARFRAIDGIDIEEIGFRDALHGGVTTAVVKPGSGNPIGGRTVAIKTWGGRTVDEQVLAADVSVKSALGENPKRVYGEKKTTPSTRLGVAAVLREAFVAARNYAADRDAAAAEGKPFSRDLTKETLADVLEGTLAWDQHCHRHDDIATAIRIAEEFGYRLVINHGTEGHKIADVLAEKQIPVIYGPMFTSRVKVEVRERDIANLVALDRAGVQVAITTDHPVVPINFLVHQATFAVKEGLPRETALAALTRNPATILGLDDRVGALEAGRDGDVVLWSGDPLDLDSRVEQVIIGGTPVLVPGEDGPRVVERGECFRG
- the wecB gene encoding non-hydrolyzing UDP-N-acetylglucosamine 2-epimerase, which codes for MKVVSVVGARPQFVKLAPIAEAFGQGPDEHVIVHTGQHYDARMSDVFFADLEIPAPDVHLGVGSGSHGRQTGSMLSAMDEVLEEHRPDWVLVYGDTNSTIAGALSAVKLHIPVAHLEAGLRSFNRAMPEEHNRVLTDHAADLLLAPTEVAMGHLRDEGLATRSVLVGDVMTDVCYRVRDAVKDQSPYLPDPLVPGEYVVATVHRAENTDDPARLAAIVEALAATASPVLLLAHPRLRARCQEYGIRVDGHPGLHVTQPLPYPEMVRAIIHSAGVVTDSGGLQKEAFLLGKPCTTLRTETEWVETLTNEWNVLLPGLDGLSKLADRPAPTSAQGAPYGKGEAAAAVLEALGANQS
- a CDS encoding NAD-dependent epimerase/dehydratase family protein; this translates as MGNTIGPGSRILVIGSSGFVGSHLEDAFTGLGAELVRFDLHPDPAGRYETICGDVRDVDALTRAMTGCTAVLNLAAAHHDFGIATATFESVNVGGARAVRAAMEHHGITNLCFYSSVAVYGEHPQPPDEATRPTPVNDYGRTKLAAEEVYREWEANAPAGQERRALIVRPAVVFGPRNFANLYKLIRQIDTRRFLPVGPGTNRKSMCFVANLVQAIAYLWSAPSRLPAGSDEVYNYADKPDMTSRETVSAVYRALDRTEPRLRLPLAPVLLAARPFDVVGRVTGRDLPITSARVRKLSDTETSFSADRIREVGFVPSVSLPEGIEAMVEWYRREGHDATPVVHLPPAEVSR
- a CDS encoding glycosyltransferase family 2 protein codes for the protein MPLVSVIMPVYDAIETVEASIRSVQDQSHTDWELLITDDASTDGSWELVQQLAAEDARIKPARAEVSGGAARARNAAIDRAQGSYVAFLDADDQWLPGKLDRQLAFAAGSDAPLTFTAYYKVAADFDGAARDFDPTDRVVHAPAQVDYRTMLQQNHIGCLTAMYDVRQLGLRRMPDLRKRQDYGLWLSILRDAGHARGLDEPLALYREAHPGSLSGGNRLRLVRYNWQLYREVEGLSVPRSVWALGQVTVRSTLKRHV